One Panicum virgatum strain AP13 chromosome 3N, P.virgatum_v5, whole genome shotgun sequence DNA segment encodes these proteins:
- the LOC120665440 gene encoding NAC domain-containing protein 35-like isoform X2: MSRDLEDGQGAVDTVIEAAAGGGEGSSEAAARGGGGGGDAHDNDVVMPGFRFHPTEEELIEFYLRRKVEGKRFNVELIAFLDLYRFDPWELPAMAVMGGKEWFFYVPRDRKYRNGDRPNRVTASGYWKATGADRMIRGENNRPIGLKKTLVFYSGKAPKGVRSSWIMNEYRLPPPATDADPLTPKSEISLCRVYKRSGIDDGHGQSSSSTQQTSSGRRISSRTSMPTGRHGSSPSSTPLSPTQQLSSFHLLQGECSSASPPAPIMDHQVVTLQTAPPLVPPPRPCTYAPAATIRSTAAAPQRAQGAAAIIPSSTYSLLNMAAGAAPMAGSSRPIDELSTLVGPCPSHFLPLMPAPPPPMPQMTPLGALPMVLPLPSVTDKLSWDWNPPVPDTTARDYNASGFK, translated from the exons ATGAGCAGAGACCTCGAGGACGGGCAGGGCGCCGTCGACACCGTTATTGAGGCAGCAgctggaggaggggaggggagcagcgaggcggcggcgcgcggtggcggtggcggcggagacgCGCACGACAACGACGTCGTGATGCCGGGGTTCCGGTTCCACCCCACGGAGGAGGAGCTGATCGAGTTCTACCTCCGGCGCAAGGTGGAGGGCAAGCGCTTCAACGTCGAGCTCATCGCCTTCCTCGACCTCTACCGTTTCGACCCATGGGAGCTCCCCG caatgGCGGTGATGGGCGGGAAGGAGTGGTTCTTCTACGTCCCGAGGGACCGCAAGTACCGGAACGGCGACCGGCCAAACCGGGTGACGGCGTCGGGGTACTGGAAGGCTACGGGCGCCGACCGGATGATCCGCGGCGAGAACAACCGCCCCATCGGGCTCAAGAAGACGCTCGTCTTCTACTCCGGCAAGGCCCCCAAGGGCGTCCGCAGCAGCTGGATCATGAACGAGTACCGCCTCCCACCGCCGGCAACCGACGCTGACCCCTTGACCCCCAAG TCCGAGATCTCGCTCTGCCGCGTCTACAAGCGATCTGGCATCGACGATGGCCATGGGCAGTCATCCTCCAGTACCCAGCAGACTTCCTCCGGGCGGCGGATCTCCTCCCGCACCAGCATGCCGACCGGTCGGCATGGATCCTCACCGTCTTCCACGCCACTGTCACCGACGCAGCAGCTCAGCAGCTTCCATCTACTCCAAGGGGAATGCTCGTCTgcctcaccgccggcgcccaTCATGGACCACCAAGTGGTCACCTTGCAAACTGCGCCGCCGCTTGTGCCTCCCCCAAGGCCATGCACgtacgcgccggcggcgacgataAGATCAACAGCGGCAGCGCCGCAACGGGCACAGGGCGCGGCGGCCATCATCCCCTCCTCCACGTACTCACTGCtcaacatggccgccggcgctgcgccTATGGCCGGCAGCTCAAGGCCCATCGATGAGCTGAGCACGCTGGTTGGTCCCTGCCCCAGCCACTTCCTCCCCTTGatgcccgcgccaccgccgccaatgCCACAAATGACGCCGCTCGGCGCGCTGCCAATGGTGCTGCCACTGCCTTCTGTCACTGACAAGCTCAGCTGGGACTGGAACCCGCCGGTCCCTGACACGACAGCACGAGATTACAATGCCTCTGGTTTTAAGTGA
- the LOC120665440 gene encoding NAC domain-containing protein 35-like isoform X1, protein MSRDLEDGQGAVDTVIEAAAGGGEGSSEAAARGGGGGGDAHDNDVVMPGFRFHPTEEELIEFYLRRKVEGKRFNVELIAFLDLYRFDPWELPAMAVMGGKEWFFYVPRDRKYRNGDRPNRVTASGYWKATGADRMIRGENNRPIGLKKTLVFYSGKAPKGVRSSWIMNEYRLPPPATDADPLTPKMIQSEISLCRVYKRSGIDDGHGQSSSSTQQTSSGRRISSRTSMPTGRHGSSPSSTPLSPTQQLSSFHLLQGECSSASPPAPIMDHQVVTLQTAPPLVPPPRPCTYAPAATIRSTAAAPQRAQGAAAIIPSSTYSLLNMAAGAAPMAGSSRPIDELSTLVGPCPSHFLPLMPAPPPPMPQMTPLGALPMVLPLPSVTDKLSWDWNPPVPDTTARDYNASGFK, encoded by the exons ATGAGCAGAGACCTCGAGGACGGGCAGGGCGCCGTCGACACCGTTATTGAGGCAGCAgctggaggaggggaggggagcagcgaggcggcggcgcgcggtggcggtggcggcggagacgCGCACGACAACGACGTCGTGATGCCGGGGTTCCGGTTCCACCCCACGGAGGAGGAGCTGATCGAGTTCTACCTCCGGCGCAAGGTGGAGGGCAAGCGCTTCAACGTCGAGCTCATCGCCTTCCTCGACCTCTACCGTTTCGACCCATGGGAGCTCCCCG caatgGCGGTGATGGGCGGGAAGGAGTGGTTCTTCTACGTCCCGAGGGACCGCAAGTACCGGAACGGCGACCGGCCAAACCGGGTGACGGCGTCGGGGTACTGGAAGGCTACGGGCGCCGACCGGATGATCCGCGGCGAGAACAACCGCCCCATCGGGCTCAAGAAGACGCTCGTCTTCTACTCCGGCAAGGCCCCCAAGGGCGTCCGCAGCAGCTGGATCATGAACGAGTACCGCCTCCCACCGCCGGCAACCGACGCTGACCCCTTGACCCCCAAG ATGATACAGTCCGAGATCTCGCTCTGCCGCGTCTACAAGCGATCTGGCATCGACGATGGCCATGGGCAGTCATCCTCCAGTACCCAGCAGACTTCCTCCGGGCGGCGGATCTCCTCCCGCACCAGCATGCCGACCGGTCGGCATGGATCCTCACCGTCTTCCACGCCACTGTCACCGACGCAGCAGCTCAGCAGCTTCCATCTACTCCAAGGGGAATGCTCGTCTgcctcaccgccggcgcccaTCATGGACCACCAAGTGGTCACCTTGCAAACTGCGCCGCCGCTTGTGCCTCCCCCAAGGCCATGCACgtacgcgccggcggcgacgataAGATCAACAGCGGCAGCGCCGCAACGGGCACAGGGCGCGGCGGCCATCATCCCCTCCTCCACGTACTCACTGCtcaacatggccgccggcgctgcgccTATGGCCGGCAGCTCAAGGCCCATCGATGAGCTGAGCACGCTGGTTGGTCCCTGCCCCAGCCACTTCCTCCCCTTGatgcccgcgccaccgccgccaatgCCACAAATGACGCCGCTCGGCGCGCTGCCAATGGTGCTGCCACTGCCTTCTGTCACTGACAAGCTCAGCTGGGACTGGAACCCGCCGGTCCCTGACACGACAGCACGAGATTACAATGCCTCTGGTTTTAAGTGA